Proteins encoded in a region of the Hypanus sabinus isolate sHypSab1 chromosome 12, sHypSab1.hap1, whole genome shotgun sequence genome:
- the LOC132402383 gene encoding general transcription factor II-I repeat domain-containing protein 2-like, translating into MTGCLLSSKLINVTTDGSPNLAGKNVGLLRRIQNKVKDENPDQDVIFLHCIIHQESLCKSVLRLNHVVNPVVKLVNFIRARGLQHRQFITFLEETDADHQDLLYHSRVCWLSLGKVLQRVWELKEEIGAFLELLRKAGEFPELSNKSWLCDFAFAVDIFSHMNELNVKLQGKDQFVHDMYTNVKAFKSKLAFFSRQISNKLFTHFPTLATLEDAGANVKKYSESLDAPHREFCRRFSDFEKN; encoded by the coding sequence ATGACCGGGTGTCTGCTGTCATCGAAACTTATCAACGTCACCACAGATGGATCTCCTAATTTGGCGGGGAAAAATGTCGGCCTGctgaggagaatacagaataaagtgaaagatgaaaatcCTGACCAGGATGTTATTTTCCTTCACTGCATCATCCACCAGGAATCTCTATGTAAATCGGTATTACGGCTGAATCATGTTGTGAATCCTGTCGTAAAACTTGTCAACTTTATACGTGCAAGGGGACTTCAGCACCGTCAGTTCATCACGTTCCTGGAGGAAACTGATGCGGATCACCAGGACCTActttatcactcccgtgtctgctGGTTAAGTTTGGGCAAAGTGCTTCAACGAGTATGGGAGCTCAAAGAGGAGATCGGTGCATTTTTGGAGTTACTGAGGAAGGCCGGCGAATTTCCTGAGCTGAGCAACAAGAGCTGGCTTTGTGATTTTGCGTTTGctgtggatatattttcacacatgaatgaactgaacgtgaagctacAGGGGAAGGATCAGTTTGTGCATGACATGTACACAAACGTGAAAGCCTTTAAATCCAAGCTGGCTTTTTTCTCCAGGCAAATTTCGAATAAGTTATTCACTCATTTTCCCACACTAGCCACGCTGGAAGATGCCGGCGCAAATGTGAAAAAATACAGCGAGTCACTGGATGCGCCGCACAGAGAATTCTGCCGTCgcttttctgattttgaaaaaaattga